A segment of the Chloracidobacterium sp. genome:
CAGATAAAGACCTTTTTCAAAGAAAAGCGGTAGGTAAGGAAACATTGTGAGGAGAAAAAGCAATTTAGAAAGCCATGGCTGAAGGAATTTTAGGCATAAAAGTCGGCATGACCCAAGTTTTTGATGACAAGGGTGCTGTTGTTCCAGTAACCGTAATCAAGGCCGGTCCTTGTGTCGTAACGCAGCATAAAACTCAGGCAAAGGATGGCTACAACGCCATCCAAGTTGGGTTAGTTGAGTCTCGGCCGCCGAAGAAGGTGAGTAAACCGCTTCGGGGGCATTTCGAGAAGACAGCAAAGGGGACGCCCCCAACACGGTTACTTAGGGAGTTTAGAGTTGAGAATGTTGAAAAGTATCCAATTGGTTCCTTAATCCTAGCAAGCATATTCAAGCCGGATGATCTGGTGACGATTACTGGTAAATCAAAAGGACGCGGCTTTGCTGGCTTCGTTAAGCGTCACGGCTTTGGCGGTGGACGTGCTACGCATGGTTCAATGTTTCACCGTGCTCCAGGCTCAATCGGGGCTTCCTCTTTTCCTTCGAGGGTCTTCAAGGGCAGCCGCATGGCTGGTCACATGGGCAATGTCAATTGTACGGTTAAGAACTTGAAGATTGTCAGGGTTGATGAGAAGTTGGGTATTTTGTTGGTTCGTGGTGCTGTTCCTGGAGCAAATGGAAATTACTTGATTATTAAAAAGGTTCATTCATAGTTTTGTGTGGTTTTATGTGATTGGAGCGGTTCAGTTATGTCGCTAGTAACAGTACGTAACTTAGATAATGAACCAATTTCTGAGCTAAAGATAGAAGGAGTTTTATCAGAAACTCCATTGAATATCACTCTGATAGGAGAGGCTGTCCATGAGTATCGTGCAAGAGGCCGGGCTGGAACTGTAGCCACTAAAACACGCGGTGAGGTCTCTGGTTCAGGTAGGAAGTTGTGGAGGCAGAAAGGGACAGGGAGAGCGCGTGTTTCAAGTATTCGTTCACCCTTATGGAAGGGCGGTGGAAATGTACATGGACCACAGCCGAGGGATTGGTCGTATACTCTTCCAAAAAAGAAGAGGTGGAAGGCAATAGCTTCAGCTATTGCGGAGCGTTTGAGAGAAGGTGGTGTAACAGTCGTTGATAGTATCTCACTTCCTACTCACAAGACAAAATTTCTCTATTCCAAACTTAGTGCATTAGGGTTGTCAAACCATAAGGTGTTGATTATTGATTCTACCTTGAATAAAAACCTTATGCTTGCCTCAAGAAATCTTGCTGGAGTGAAAACCGTAAATCCTCTTGGCGTCAACATCTATGATCTACTCCTTCATGAGAAGATACTGATTAGTCAGCCTGCGCTTGAGGCTTTGACCTCGAATATTCAGAGGATACTTCATGGAAAGGGACGGTGACAGTAAATGGATATCCTCAGTGTTATAAAGTCACCTGTGGTTAGCGAAAAGGCCCTAGTATTGAAAGAGCAAAGTGCTAGTCCGAGTCAAGTATTAACTTTTCGCGTTCACAAGAAGTCTACAAAACTTGATATCAAGAGAGCAGTTGAGTTCTTCTTTAATGTAAAGGTACAGTCGGTCAATACGGCAAATTTCAGAGGAAAAAAAGTTCGTAGGGGTCGTTACCAAGGTAAAAAGAGTGACTGGAAAAAAGCATATGTTACCCTTGCACCTGGTCATGTAGTTGGAGATTACTTAGAATCTCTCTAAATACCGTTCCGGGCTTCTTCATATTATGCCGATCAAGAGTGTAAAACCAACCTCGTCCGCGCGACGTTTCCAAACTTTTATTATTGACCCCGACCTTTCTAAGGAGAGGCCAGTAAAGTCTCTTACTGAGAAGAAGAAGAAAATCTCTGGGAGAAATAATGACGGCAGGATTACCACCCGCCATCGAGGTGGTGGGCATAAACGACTCTACAGAATCATAGATTTCAAGCGGAACAAGTTAGGCATACCTGGTAGAGTAGCCCGAATTGAGTATGATCCAAACCGCTCAGCAAGAATTGCATTGATAAACTATGTAGACGGTGAAAAACGTTATATACTAGCTCCTCTTGGATTAAAAGTCGGTCAGACAGTTATCTCAGGCCCAGATTCGGACATAGTTCCCGGTAATGCCCTCCCGATACAGAAGATACCCTTGGGGACTGAGTTACACAACATAGAACTTCGTCCGGGAAAAGGAGGACAGTTAGCGCGGGCGGCAGGAGCCAAGGCTCAACTCGTGGCAAAAGATGACAAAATGGCCCAGCTGCGACTTCCGTCTGGTGAGGTGAGAAAAGTTCCAGTTGCCTGCTATGCAACAGTTGGCCAAGTTGGAAATATAGACCATGAGAATGTTTCCCTTGGAAAGGCTGGAAGAGCACGCTGGAGGGGTTTGCGTCCGGAGGTTCGTGGAGTTGCGATGAATCCTGTTGACCACCCCCTTGGGGGTGGGGAGGGTAAAACCTCAGGTGGGAGGCATCCTGTGACGCCCTGGGGGCAACCGACTCGTGGTTACAAAACAAGGCGTAACAAACGAACGGAAAAGTACATAGTTCGTCGTCGCAAGTAGCTAGAAAGGAGGATGAGATGCCTCGCTCGGTGAAAAAGGGTCCGTTTGTGGATAATTCCATACGTGATATTGTGTCTCGTCTTAATGAAGCAAATGAACGGCGGGTTATTAAGACTTGGTCAAGGCGTTCGACTATTATACCAGATATGGTTGGTCATACATTTGCTGTTCATAACGGCAGGAAATTCATCCCGGTCTTTGTGTCGGAAAACATGGTAGGACATAAACTTGGTGAGTTTGCTCCAACAAGGACATTTAAAGGACACGCCGGTGACAAGAATGAAAAGTCAGCAAAGCGGAGATAATCAATGCGTTCTGTTGCCATACTTCGCTCGTCAAAAGGTTCGCCTCAGAAAGCAAGGCTTCTTGTTAACCAGGTTAGAGGACGTAATGTGACCGAGGCTTTAGCTTTGCTTGGTCTAAGTAGTAAGCGCTTGGCTAGAGTCTTGAAGAAAGTTCTGTGGTCAGCTATATCGAACGCAGAGTATATTGCTGAGAAAAGAAATACTCACATAGATATCGAGAAACTCATTATCTCGGAATGTTATGTAAACACAGGGGTGACTAAGTATCGTCGGCGGATACGTCCTGCTCCAATGGGGAGAGCATATAGAGAGCAGAGACGGCTATTCAGTGTAAAATTTGTACTGACAGATCAATCTGAATAGGATCGGGTTAGTAACTAATGGGCCAGAAAGTACATCCATATGGATTTCGGCTTGGAATCGTCAAAAATTGGCGATCAACCTGGTACTCGGACAAAGACACAGATTTTGCCAAGCTCGTTACAGAGGATTTTCAATTACGCAAAGAGCTAAAACAACGATTCTCAGGAGCAGGTGTAGCAGCGATTGATATAGAACGTGCTGTGAACAAATTAAAGGTAATAATTCACACTTCTCGTCCTGGGGTTATTATTGGTAGGAAAGGGACAGAAATAGATAAGTTGAAGTCTGAAATTCAACAAAAGACAGGGCGAGATGTAATTATAAACATTCAGGAGATACAGAAGCCGGAGTTGAATGCTCAGCTTCAAGCTGAGCAGATTGCTTCACAGATAGAGAAAAGAGTTGCATTTAGACGCGCAATGAGGAAAGTTACAGAAAGTGCTAGGCGCTTTGGTGCACAGGGTGTAAAAGTGATCGTCTCAGGACGACTGAATGGAGCAGAGATAGCAAGGAGTGAACAATACTTAGAGGGTAGAATGCCATTGCACACGCTTAGGGCTGATATAGACTATGGTTTTGCTGAAGCGTATACTACTTATGGCGTGGTAGGCGTCAAAGTTTGGATATACAAGGGAGATATATTCTCAATGAAACGAAATCAAAATAATCAAGTAGACTTTTGGAGAAAAGGTTAACAACGAGATATTATGGCAGAGTATAAGTCTCCTAGGAAAACAAAATATAGAAAGCAGCAACGTGGTCGGCTGACTGGTATAGCAACTTCAGGGTCGAGTATTAGCTTTGGTCAGTACGGATTAAAGGCTGTTGAGCCTGCTTGGGTAACAAGTCGTCAGATAGAAGCTGCAAGAATAGCTATATCTAGGTCATTGAAAAGAGGTGGTAAGATTTGGATAAGGATATTCCCAGATAAGCCTGTCACAAAAAAGCCTGCTGAGACAAGAATGGGGAAAGGTAAAGGGGCCCCTGAAGGTTGGGTGGCTGTTGTAAAGCCAGGAAGAATACTCTTCGAGATAGAAGGGGTTAGTGAGGCACTCGCTAGGAAGGCAATGAATCTAGCTGCGCAAAAGTTGCCGATGAAGGTAAAGTTTGTCTATAGAGAATTGGAAAACGGAGCTATACTGTAATGACAATTGAAGAAATTCGGTCTAAGTCACTCAGTGAACTCGTCGCTCTAGGAAAAGAAATGAGACTGGAAGTTGCAAAGCTTACTCTGAAGAAGAATTCAGGAGTTATTGAAGCAGGTAATAAAATATCTTCGATAAAGAAAACTATCGCAAGAATAGAAACAGTAATAGCGGAAAAGAAAAGAGAGGCTACGAAGAAATGAGTAAACTCGAAAAAGTTGGTCTTGTTGTGAGCAACAAGATGAGGAAGACGGTAACAGTGAGAATTGAGAGACTTGTTATGCATCCAGTATATAAGAAGTTTATTCGCCGTCATTCAAAATTTCTTGCCCACGATGAACTATCATGTAAAGTTGGTGATAAAGTTAGAATTGTTGAATCTCGCCCACTCTCGGCAAGAAAGCGATGGGTAGTTAAAGAAATCATTCAGAGGAATGCTATGGGGAAGTAAACGACTATGATACAAATGCGTACCATATTAGAAGTCGCTGACAACTCTGGTGCAAAGAAGATATCATGCATACTGCCGCTTGGTGGTTCGGTAGGGAGGACAGCTTCGATTGGCGATATTATCACTGCAAGCGTCAAGGAAGCCGCCCCCGACGGTTCTATCAAGAAGGGTCAAGTAGTCAAGGCCGTAATTGTAAGAACTCGTAAAGAGGTAAGAAGGAAGGATGGAAGTTATGTTCGATTTGACCAAAATGCCGCGGTTTTGGTTAAGCGCGGTAGCGAAGGATGGGATCCAGTTGGGACAAGGGTTTCTGGGCCCGTTGCCAGAGAGCTAAGAGATAAGAAATTTATGAAGATAATATCCCTTGCCCCGGAGGTGATATGAAGAGCAAAAAGTTGACAAAAAATATAAGGATAAATGACAGTGTTATTGTTATATCTGGTAAAGACAAAGGTAAGTCAGGTCGTATAAAGAGCATAGATCGTAAAAGATTGAGAGTAATTGTAGAGAATATTGGAATGTGTGTTAAGCACCAGAAAAGATCATCAGTACTTGAAAGCCATGGGATTCTTAAGAAAGAATCTTGGATTTCGATTTCAAAAATTAAGAAAATATAATAGCCAAGGAGATATAAATTTATGTTGGACAACTTGCAAAAAGAAAAGGTTATCAATAGAATGAGAGAAATTTTTGGCTATAAAAATGTTATGTCAGTTCCTAAACTTGAAAAAATAGTTATCAATATGGGAGTAGGCAAGGATTATGTAGCCTCAAAAAATCTTAAAGTATTAGAGACAAGCCTGTCCGAATTAGCACTTATAACAGGTCAGAGGCCAGTTGTGACACGTGCTAAGTTGTCGATAGCCTCATTCAAGCTACGTAAGAACGATCCAGTTGGAGTCAAGGTTACATTGCGAGGGAGGAGGATGTATGAATTTTTTGAGCGCTTAGTAAAGATAGCTCTGCCAAGGGTGAGGGACTTCAAGGGAGTTTCTCCTAAATCTTTTGATGGGAGAGGTAACTATACCCTTGGCGTTAGAGAGCAGATCATGTTTCCAGAAGTAGATATCACTAAAGTTGAGAAGGTAAGAGGAATGAACATTACCTTTGTAACAACTGCTAAAACCGACGAAGAGGCAAGAGAGTTACTCAGATGTCTTGGTATGCCTTTTAGAAAGTAAGCCAAAATTTTACTAGTAGAGTGGGCTTTTAGTAGGTTAAGGTTATATGACAGATCCAATTAGCGATCTCCTAACAAGGATACGAAATGCAACTAGGGCCGGGCACTCTAAGGTAGATGTAAGCTACTCGAAGATAAAAGCGGAGATTGTAAGACTCCTACGAGAAGAAGGCTACATCAATAACTACAAGGTTACGGGTGAAGGCTATCATCGAACAATACGT
Coding sequences within it:
- the rplD gene encoding 50S ribosomal protein L4, whose protein sequence is MSLVTVRNLDNEPISELKIEGVLSETPLNITLIGEAVHEYRARGRAGTVATKTRGEVSGSGRKLWRQKGTGRARVSSIRSPLWKGGGNVHGPQPRDWSYTLPKKKRWKAIASAIAERLREGGVTVVDSISLPTHKTKFLYSKLSALGLSNHKVLIIDSTLNKNLMLASRNLAGVKTVNPLGVNIYDLLLHEKILISQPALEALTSNIQRILHGKGR
- the rplN gene encoding 50S ribosomal protein L14; amino-acid sequence: MIQMRTILEVADNSGAKKISCILPLGGSVGRTASIGDIITASVKEAAPDGSIKKGQVVKAVIVRTRKEVRRKDGSYVRFDQNAAVLVKRGSEGWDPVGTRVSGPVARELRDKKFMKIISLAPEVI
- the rplP gene encoding 50S ribosomal protein L16; the encoded protein is MAEYKSPRKTKYRKQQRGRLTGIATSGSSISFGQYGLKAVEPAWVTSRQIEAARIAISRSLKRGGKIWIRIFPDKPVTKKPAETRMGKGKGAPEGWVAVVKPGRILFEIEGVSEALARKAMNLAAQKLPMKVKFVYRELENGAIL
- the rplE gene encoding 50S ribosomal protein L5, with product MLDNLQKEKVINRMREIFGYKNVMSVPKLEKIVINMGVGKDYVASKNLKVLETSLSELALITGQRPVVTRAKLSIASFKLRKNDPVGVKVTLRGRRMYEFFERLVKIALPRVRDFKGVSPKSFDGRGNYTLGVREQIMFPEVDITKVEKVRGMNITFVTTAKTDEEARELLRCLGMPFRK
- the rplB gene encoding 50S ribosomal protein L2 encodes the protein MPIKSVKPTSSARRFQTFIIDPDLSKERPVKSLTEKKKKISGRNNDGRITTRHRGGGHKRLYRIIDFKRNKLGIPGRVARIEYDPNRSARIALINYVDGEKRYILAPLGLKVGQTVISGPDSDIVPGNALPIQKIPLGTELHNIELRPGKGGQLARAAGAKAQLVAKDDKMAQLRLPSGEVRKVPVACYATVGQVGNIDHENVSLGKAGRARWRGLRPEVRGVAMNPVDHPLGGGEGKTSGGRHPVTPWGQPTRGYKTRRNKRTEKYIVRRRK
- the rpsQ gene encoding 30S ribosomal protein S17 encodes the protein MSKLEKVGLVVSNKMRKTVTVRIERLVMHPVYKKFIRRHSKFLAHDELSCKVGDKVRIVESRPLSARKRWVVKEIIQRNAMGK
- the rplW gene encoding 50S ribosomal protein L23 produces the protein MDILSVIKSPVVSEKALVLKEQSASPSQVLTFRVHKKSTKLDIKRAVEFFFNVKVQSVNTANFRGKKVRRGRYQGKKSDWKKAYVTLAPGHVVGDYLESL
- the rplC gene encoding 50S ribosomal protein L3, producing the protein MAEGILGIKVGMTQVFDDKGAVVPVTVIKAGPCVVTQHKTQAKDGYNAIQVGLVESRPPKKVSKPLRGHFEKTAKGTPPTRLLREFRVENVEKYPIGSLILASIFKPDDLVTITGKSKGRGFAGFVKRHGFGGGRATHGSMFHRAPGSIGASSFPSRVFKGSRMAGHMGNVNCTVKNLKIVRVDEKLGILLVRGAVPGANGNYLIIKKVHS
- the rpmC gene encoding 50S ribosomal protein L29; protein product: MTIEEIRSKSLSELVALGKEMRLEVAKLTLKKNSGVIEAGNKISSIKKTIARIETVIAEKKREATKK
- the rpsC gene encoding 30S ribosomal protein S3 is translated as MGQKVHPYGFRLGIVKNWRSTWYSDKDTDFAKLVTEDFQLRKELKQRFSGAGVAAIDIERAVNKLKVIIHTSRPGVIIGRKGTEIDKLKSEIQQKTGRDVIINIQEIQKPELNAQLQAEQIASQIEKRVAFRRAMRKVTESARRFGAQGVKVIVSGRLNGAEIARSEQYLEGRMPLHTLRADIDYGFAEAYTTYGVVGVKVWIYKGDIFSMKRNQNNQVDFWRKG
- the rpsS gene encoding 30S ribosomal protein S19, with the translated sequence MPRSVKKGPFVDNSIRDIVSRLNEANERRVIKTWSRRSTIIPDMVGHTFAVHNGRKFIPVFVSENMVGHKLGEFAPTRTFKGHAGDKNEKSAKRR